One part of the uncultured Bacteroides sp. genome encodes these proteins:
- a CDS encoding HsdR family type I site-specific deoxyribonuclease has protein sequence MNNISFKENHISQIPALQLLQKLGYTYISQEKALELRGGKTTNVLLEAVLRKQLQEINSKIQVSGTKTSFFSSQNIENGVVAMRNIAMDEGYISANETVYNLLTYGKALEQSVDGDKKSYNLQYIDWKHPERNIFHVTEEFAVCRAGTTNAYIPDIVLFVNGIPLVVIECKRPDIKDSLEQAISQHLRNQKEDGIRGLYMYSALLLSIATSFASYATTGTPEKFWAKWREQFSSKEEEVAHQSELYKLVNQPLKEEQYKKLFTSRYHYVEEHFREMGKAAISPTLQDEYLYCLCHPKRLLEIIFNFTLYDNGIKKVARYQQFFAVKKTMDRIRTIEKGKRKGGVIWHTQGSGKSLTMVMLAQAIVLDKSIQNPKIVLVTDRTDLDRQITGTFKKCGTYALNAKTGANLVELLESTTDAVITTVINKFETAVRRIKKPLESHNIFILIDEAHRSQYGEMAIKMEQTLPNACCIAMTGTPLMKKEKSTALKFGGMIRPVYTVDQAVKDGAVVPLLYEGRIVPQTVHENAIDNYFNMVCEPLTDYQQVDLKKKFSRAEQLNEAEQRIYAIAWDISRHFRDNWQGTKFKGQLVCPKKRVAIKYKEFLDEIGIVSTEVLITSPDDREGEDTAYGDTESMEKAFWKKMMDEHGTPRKYETNLINRFKNANSPEIMIVVDKLLTGFDEPKNTVMYLDKNLRNHTLLQAVARVNRVCDDKEFGYIIDYYGVLSKLNDAFDLYADYDSEEIADIQQTMIDIKEEIAQLPQLYSDLWSIFKEIPNKRDLEAYSQLLRYEDKRQNFYEKLTAFASCLKIALSSAAFHKETSEADICKYKDDLTLFLKLRSAVQERYSDAINYKQFEGQIQKLINTHIESGEVKTITELVNVFDKEKFEAEVEKITGKAAKADTIASRTTKYINEKMETDPAFYKKFSEMLKETIADYEQGRIDEAEYLKRVMKHKEEVLAHTDNEIPQKLIDNNVGKAFFGLSLEVYKSIQLEANKTVDWKQVALETSLAFDTIIKPRVIIDWQTNLTLIGQIKIELEDFLIDEVKRKYDLQLTFEDMDTIIDKCVDVAKLWYK, from the coding sequence ATGAACAACATCTCCTTCAAAGAAAACCACATAAGCCAAATCCCTGCACTACAGTTATTGCAGAAATTGGGCTACACTTACATCTCACAAGAAAAGGCGCTAGAACTTCGTGGTGGCAAGACCACCAATGTGCTACTGGAAGCAGTTTTGCGCAAACAATTACAAGAGATCAATTCTAAGATTCAGGTGAGCGGAACAAAAACATCCTTTTTCTCTTCTCAAAACATTGAGAATGGAGTGGTAGCTATGCGCAATATTGCAATGGATGAGGGTTATATCTCCGCTAATGAAACGGTTTACAATCTTTTGACGTATGGCAAAGCATTGGAGCAAAGCGTAGATGGTGATAAAAAAAGCTATAACCTTCAATACATTGATTGGAAACATCCTGAACGGAATATTTTTCACGTTACAGAGGAATTTGCAGTTTGCCGTGCAGGCACGACAAATGCCTATATACCGGATATTGTTCTGTTTGTTAACGGCATTCCTTTAGTGGTTATTGAGTGTAAACGCCCGGATATCAAAGACTCTTTAGAACAAGCTATCTCGCAACATTTACGTAATCAGAAAGAAGATGGTATACGTGGGTTATATATGTATTCGGCTTTGCTTCTGAGTATTGCTACTTCGTTTGCTTCGTATGCTACAACAGGCACACCAGAAAAGTTCTGGGCCAAATGGAGAGAGCAGTTTAGCAGCAAAGAAGAAGAGGTAGCCCATCAATCGGAATTATATAAGTTGGTGAACCAGCCACTAAAAGAAGAACAGTACAAGAAGCTTTTTACATCCCGTTATCATTATGTAGAAGAACATTTCAGAGAGATGGGAAAAGCTGCGATATCTCCTACTCTACAAGATGAATATCTGTATTGTTTATGCCATCCGAAGCGTTTACTGGAAATCATTTTCAACTTCACTCTTTATGACAATGGTATAAAAAAGGTGGCACGCTATCAACAATTCTTTGCCGTAAAAAAAACAATGGATAGAATACGTACAATAGAAAAAGGCAAAAGAAAAGGTGGTGTAATCTGGCACACACAAGGAAGCGGAAAATCATTGACCATGGTCATGTTGGCACAAGCTATTGTTTTAGATAAGTCTATTCAGAATCCAAAGATTGTATTGGTAACCGACCGGACAGATCTGGATAGGCAAATAACAGGTACTTTTAAGAAATGCGGCACGTATGCACTAAATGCTAAAACGGGTGCAAACTTGGTAGAATTATTGGAGAGTACAACAGATGCTGTAATCACAACCGTCATTAATAAGTTTGAAACAGCAGTTCGTCGCATAAAAAAACCATTGGAAAGCCACAATATATTTATCCTTATTGATGAAGCGCATCGTAGTCAGTATGGAGAAATGGCCATAAAAATGGAACAGACCCTCCCTAACGCTTGCTGCATTGCTATGACCGGTACGCCTTTGATGAAAAAGGAGAAAAGTACCGCTCTCAAATTCGGCGGGATGATAAGACCTGTCTATACTGTGGATCAAGCGGTAAAAGATGGTGCGGTAGTTCCTTTGCTATATGAAGGACGCATTGTCCCTCAAACGGTTCATGAAAATGCAATCGATAATTATTTCAATATGGTTTGTGAACCGTTGACTGATTATCAGCAGGTTGATTTAAAAAAGAAATTCAGCCGAGCCGAGCAACTCAATGAAGCTGAACAACGCATTTATGCTATCGCTTGGGATATATCACGTCACTTTAGAGACAACTGGCAAGGAACAAAATTTAAAGGTCAGTTGGTCTGCCCCAAAAAGCGTGTAGCCATTAAGTACAAAGAATTTTTAGATGAAATAGGTATCGTCTCTACCGAGGTACTTATCACCTCTCCAGATGACCGTGAAGGAGAAGATACTGCCTATGGAGATACAGAAAGTATGGAAAAGGCTTTTTGGAAGAAAATGATGGATGAACACGGAACACCTAGAAAGTACGAAACAAACCTTATCAACCGTTTCAAGAATGCTAATTCTCCGGAGATAATGATTGTGGTAGATAAGTTGCTCACGGGATTTGATGAACCAAAGAATACAGTGATGTATTTAGATAAGAATCTAAGAAATCACACATTGCTTCAGGCGGTTGCTCGTGTTAACAGAGTCTGCGATGACAAAGAGTTTGGATATATTATCGACTATTATGGTGTGCTAAGTAAATTAAATGATGCTTTCGATTTATACGCTGACTATGATTCTGAAGAGATTGCTGATATACAGCAAACAATGATTGATATTAAAGAAGAAATAGCCCAATTGCCACAATTATACTCTGATTTATGGAGTATATTTAAAGAGATTCCAAACAAACGGGATCTTGAAGCGTACAGCCAGTTACTTCGCTATGAAGACAAGCGCCAAAACTTTTATGAAAAGCTCACAGCTTTTGCCAGTTGTTTGAAGATAGCTCTTTCTTCTGCGGCTTTTCATAAAGAGACCAGTGAGGCAGATATCTGCAAATACAAAGATGATCTTACTCTGTTCTTAAAATTAAGAAGTGCCGTTCAGGAGCGTTACTCGGATGCTATTAATTATAAACAATTTGAAGGGCAAATTCAAAAACTGATCAACACTCATATTGAAAGTGGAGAGGTGAAAACTATTACTGAATTGGTAAACGTATTTGATAAAGAAAAATTTGAAGCTGAAGTAGAGAAAATTACAGGAAAGGCAGCCAAGGCTGATACCATTGCTTCGAGAACAACCAAGTATATTAATGAAAAAATGGAAACAGATCCTGCTTTTTATAAAAAGTTCTCGGAGATGCTGAAAGAAACTATTGCGGATTATGAACAAGGACGTATAGATGAGGCTGAATATTTGAAACGAGTGATGAAACATAAAGAGGAAGTGTTAGCCCATACGGATAATGAAATACCACAAAAACTGATCGACAATAATGTGGGCAAAGCTTTCTTCGGCTTAAGTCTGGAAGTATATAAATCCATTCAACTAGAAGCAAACAAAACTGTAGACTGGAAACAGGTAGCCTTAGAAACTTCATTAGCTTTCGATACAATCATTAAACCTAGGGTTATTATAGATTGGCAAACAAATCTGACATTGATTGGACAAATAAAAATAGAATTGGAAGATTTTCTTATCGATGAAGTTAAACGTAAATATGATCTTCAATTGACGTTTGAAGATATGGATACTATCATTGACAAATGCGTGGATGTTGCTAAATTGTGGTACAAATAA
- a CDS encoding SprT family zinc-dependent metalloprotease, with protein sequence MENTINYGTSQITFNVQYSNRKTLTIAVCPNGNVIVKAPDCTSIEAVKDKVHKRASWIIKQQHFFKSFGERMPERQFISGESHLYLGRQYLLRVTIGEPDSIKYKGRYFEIVCSRKAKAKDLMNEWYRVHAKMKFAEIAEPILQRFQRYNVAPTALYIQEMNNRWGSCTNKGKIILNTELIKAARPCIEYVITHELCHLIHRNHTKAFYELLSMEMPDWEKWKNKLEQTLI encoded by the coding sequence ATGGAGAATACAATTAATTATGGTACCTCCCAGATAACATTCAATGTTCAATATTCAAATAGGAAGACCTTAACTATTGCCGTTTGCCCTAATGGGAATGTAATAGTAAAGGCACCTGACTGTACAAGCATTGAAGCGGTTAAAGACAAAGTGCATAAACGAGCTTCTTGGATTATCAAACAGCAACATTTTTTCAAGTCTTTTGGAGAGAGAATGCCGGAACGACAATTCATCAGTGGAGAATCTCATTTGTATTTGGGCCGTCAATACCTCTTGCGAGTTACAATAGGAGAGCCTGATAGCATAAAATACAAAGGACGCTATTTTGAAATAGTTTGTTCACGCAAGGCTAAGGCTAAAGATTTAATGAATGAGTGGTATCGTGTACATGCAAAAATGAAGTTCGCAGAAATTGCGGAACCAATTCTTCAACGTTTTCAGCGATACAATGTAGCGCCAACTGCTCTTTATATTCAGGAAATGAATAATCGATGGGGCAGTTGCACCAACAAAGGAAAGATTATTCTCAATACAGAACTCATTAAAGCGGCGCGCCCTTGCATAGAGTATGTTATCACTCACGAACTTTGCCACCTCATACATAGAAATCACACAAAAGCTTTTTATGAGCTATTGTCTATGGAGATGCCAGATTGGGAAAAGTGGAAGAATAAATTAGAGCAGACATTAATATAA
- a CDS encoding GIY-YIG nuclease family protein, translating into MGKTVTTYLIDSDPKGAQYVFISNKICQMFIIPRSDLSILNKRSDLQTPAFYILLGEDETTKPKAYIGETENFRERVKDHDYKKTFWQRALVFISKDSAMTKADVQYLEYLAIPMAKKAKHYSLDENKQTPNAPNLPEYQKDNMNEFFEDIMFLVSFIGCNIFDIIKQKDKHLFYTTGRGCNAKGFYDASGFTVLKESIIAKDSVPSLHWREKRAKLLKEYTKEKGDQLVLESDKIFASPSTAADFCIGSSNNGWIVWKDEKGQTLDAIYRKQLE; encoded by the coding sequence ATGGGGAAAACAGTAACAACATATCTAATAGATAGCGATCCTAAAGGAGCGCAATACGTATTCATCAGCAACAAGATCTGCCAGATGTTTATTATCCCAAGATCTGATCTTTCCATCCTTAATAAAAGGAGCGACTTGCAGACTCCAGCATTCTATATTCTTTTAGGTGAAGATGAAACGACAAAGCCCAAAGCCTATATTGGAGAAACAGAAAACTTCAGAGAACGAGTTAAAGATCACGATTATAAAAAAACATTTTGGCAAAGGGCATTAGTTTTTATTTCTAAAGATAGTGCAATGACAAAAGCTGATGTACAATACTTAGAATATTTGGCTATACCAATGGCAAAGAAAGCCAAACATTATTCTTTGGATGAAAATAAACAAACACCAAATGCTCCGAATCTTCCTGAATATCAGAAAGATAATATGAATGAGTTCTTTGAAGATATAATGTTCTTAGTCTCATTTATTGGTTGCAACATCTTTGATATAATCAAACAAAAAGATAAGCACCTTTTTTACACAACAGGTAGAGGATGCAATGCAAAAGGATTTTACGATGCATCAGGATTTACTGTTCTAAAAGAAAGCATTATTGCCAAAGATTCCGTTCCATCATTGCATTGGAGAGAGAAACGGGCAAAGTTGCTTAAAGAGTATACTAAAGAGAAAGGCGATCAATTGGTTCTTGAATCTGATAAGATATTCGCCAGTCCAAGTACCGCCGCTGACTTTTGCATTGGTAGCAGCAATAATGGATGGATCGTTTGGAAAGATGAAAAAGGACAAACTCTTGATGCTATTTATCGAAAACAGTTAGAGTAA
- a CDS encoding HAD family phosphatase: MKQGGVIFDFNGTLFWDSEYQESSWDEYLKMQNIKLTKQQKREYIHGRNGKDTFEILFNRKLNDSEVNQFIEEKEILYRKECLKHKMELAPGVKPLLEYLKAEKIPMAIATAAGKTNVDFFIEKFNLLTYFKREHIIYDDGSIKGKPNPDLFEKAINRLGVDKENSIIFEDSYSGIHAAINSKVGTVIIVKSTDENFESFNLPIIKHFDEFDKNILKNIGTTNPM; the protein is encoded by the coding sequence ATGAAACAAGGAGGAGTCATTTTTGACTTTAATGGAACATTATTCTGGGATTCTGAATATCAGGAATCTTCTTGGGATGAGTATTTAAAGATGCAAAACATCAAACTGACGAAACAACAGAAAAGAGAATACATCCACGGGCGAAATGGGAAAGATACTTTCGAAATTTTATTCAATCGCAAATTGAATGATTCGGAAGTGAATCAATTTATTGAAGAAAAAGAGATTCTGTATAGAAAAGAATGTCTTAAACATAAGATGGAACTTGCTCCTGGAGTAAAACCTCTTCTAGAATATTTGAAAGCTGAAAAAATACCGATGGCAATAGCAACTGCAGCGGGAAAAACAAATGTGGATTTTTTTATTGAAAAATTTAATTTGCTCACTTATTTCAAGCGAGAGCATATTATTTATGATGATGGCTCAATAAAAGGGAAACCTAATCCGGATTTATTTGAAAAAGCAATTAATCGATTAGGTGTGGATAAAGAAAATTCAATCATTTTTGAAGATTCATATTCAGGGATACATGCGGCTATCAACAGCAAAGTGGGGACTGTCATTATCGTAAAGTCCACTGATGAAAACTTTGAATCATTCAATTTACCTATAATAAAGCACTTTGATGAGTTTGATAAAAATATCCTTAAAAACATTGGGACTACCAACCCTATGTAA
- a CDS encoding GNAT family protein, whose translation MVKIETPRLLLRPIEESDAQDIYEYSCNPNVGITAGWKPHESIEETKEIMEQIFIRQKNIFGIVLKESNKLIGTIGLIQDPRRENPKAKMIGYALAQEEWGKGLMTEATKAVISYGFNEESLELISCTCYPDNQRSNRVIEKCGFHYEGCFRQCEVRYDGTLMDMKSFSITLQEWNKQNSNKKD comes from the coding sequence ATGGTAAAGATTGAAACCCCTAGACTCTTACTTCGCCCTATCGAAGAGTCCGATGCACAAGATATTTATGAATATAGTTGTAACCCTAATGTTGGAATCACAGCCGGGTGGAAGCCTCATGAAAGTATTGAAGAGACAAAAGAAATCATGGAGCAGATATTCATTAGACAAAAAAACATATTTGGGATTGTACTTAAAGAATCTAACAAACTGATCGGTACTATCGGATTGATACAGGACCCACGTCGTGAAAACCCCAAAGCCAAGATGATAGGCTATGCACTTGCCCAAGAAGAATGGGGAAAGGGACTCATGACCGAAGCGACTAAAGCCGTAATCTCATACGGATTTAATGAAGAATCTTTAGAATTAATTAGCTGTACTTGTTATCCTGACAATCAGCGATCTAATCGTGTAATTGAGAAATGCGGATTCCACTATGAAGGTTGTTTCAGACAATGCGAAGTAAGATACGACGGAACATTGATGGATATGAAAAGCTTCTCCATAACACTTCAAGAGTGGAATAAGCAAAACTCAAATAAAAAAGATTAA
- a CDS encoding GNAT family N-acetyltransferase gives MNITHDKQKKIFEVVVDGSTAYVSYDLVDGGLDIRHTIVPDEIGGRGIASALVKAAYDYALENNYAPVATCSYAVTWLKRHPEYKGKTGVDYGGEGTCAL, from the coding sequence ATGAATATAACACATGACAAGCAAAAAAAGATCTTTGAGGTAGTTGTTGATGGATCAACAGCTTATGTATCTTATGATCTTGTAGACGGTGGATTGGATATTCGCCATACCATTGTTCCGGATGAAATTGGGGGTAGAGGTATCGCTTCCGCTTTGGTAAAAGCGGCGTATGATTATGCTTTAGAAAATAATTATGCACCTGTGGCTACCTGCTCCTATGCTGTTACTTGGCTGAAAAGACATCCAGAATACAAAGGAAAAACCGGCGTTGATTATGGAGGTGAAGGCACTTGCGCACTTTAA
- a CDS encoding solute carrier family 23 protein: MSFAPTPLKYKNDDKPGLWPMLMYGLQWFLITIPIVLILSAVVGNFQLGGVAEQTYYTQKLFALTGIGLILQILFGHKMPVVIGPASVLLIGIIATQASQINEVYTAIICGGIILFLLSFSGWIKYLQRIFTVRIIIVILALIAFTLMPTILNLVFADKVHPFMSYAFALIMVFLMLLSNKLLRGIWKSSIVLWGLLFGSLVYTFIIGDLGSTSEQATETSATLSLFIPSLVFDPGILLSFLFCYIALFINELGSLQSVGTAIQVKGMEKRTKMGLRFTGLMNIISGGTGIIGPVDFSLSPGVIMSTGCASRYTLLPAGAALIACAFFPEVITFLSTIPRPVMGVILLYLMTTQLSSAFQLVAQENSIPDFNSCMIIAFPIMIALMVSFMPPTVAASMPHILRPLLANGFVMGVISVLLMEHLVFRKK, from the coding sequence ATGAGCTTTGCACCAACTCCTCTAAAATACAAAAATGATGATAAACCGGGCTTATGGCCAATGTTAATGTACGGACTTCAGTGGTTTCTGATCACAATCCCCATCGTACTGATACTAAGCGCTGTAGTAGGAAATTTCCAATTGGGCGGAGTAGCCGAACAAACATATTACACGCAGAAACTCTTTGCTTTAACAGGTATAGGGCTCATACTACAAATTCTATTCGGACATAAAATGCCGGTAGTGATTGGTCCGGCTTCTGTTTTATTAATCGGAATCATTGCAACTCAAGCTTCGCAGATCAACGAGGTATATACAGCTATTATCTGTGGTGGAATAATACTCTTTCTCCTTTCATTCAGTGGATGGATTAAATATCTTCAACGCATATTTACGGTAAGAATAATCATCGTAATCCTTGCTTTAATAGCTTTTACATTAATGCCTACGATTCTTAATCTTGTATTTGCTGATAAGGTACATCCGTTCATGTCTTATGCTTTTGCATTAATCATGGTGTTCTTAATGTTGCTAAGTAACAAATTACTAAGAGGAATATGGAAGTCGAGCATTGTGTTGTGGGGATTACTCTTTGGCTCACTTGTATATACTTTTATCATAGGAGATCTAGGATCAACATCCGAGCAAGCAACTGAGACAAGCGCAACTCTATCACTCTTCATCCCCTCCTTAGTATTTGATCCCGGCATATTGCTATCGTTCTTATTTTGTTATATTGCTCTGTTTATCAATGAATTGGGTTCATTACAATCTGTAGGTACAGCAATTCAGGTAAAAGGGATGGAAAAGCGAACAAAAATGGGACTACGTTTCACTGGCTTAATGAATATTATTTCCGGAGGGACAGGAATCATCGGTCCCGTAGATTTTTCACTCAGTCCGGGAGTAATCATGAGTACCGGTTGTGCTTCTAGATATACCCTCCTTCCGGCAGGAGCTGCACTTATTGCGTGTGCCTTCTTTCCCGAAGTTATTACTTTTTTATCAACCATACCCAGACCTGTTATGGGGGTGATTCTGCTCTACCTTATGACTACTCAACTCTCTTCAGCTTTCCAATTGGTTGCACAAGAAAATTCCATACCCGACTTCAATAGTTGCATGATCATTGCTTTCCCTATTATGATCGCTTTAATGGTATCTTTCATGCCTCCAACGGTAGCTGCCTCAATGCCTCATATTCTACGTCCTCTCTTAGCAAACGGTTTCGTAATGGGAGTTATATCAGTACTATTGATGGAACATCTGGTATTCAGAAAAAAATAA
- a CDS encoding GNAT family N-acetyltransferase: protein MEIRKATLQDLNNQMEVLNHAKNFMRSVGNSSQWVNGYPSAEVIMNDIANGNSYVCIDKENNIVGTFCFFQGEEPNYTFIEKGEWLNEHPYGVVHRLASNGTIKGVGAYCLEWCYAQCPNIRVDTHQENSVMQSLLKKNGFIPCGIIYVSDGTPRIAFQKC, encoded by the coding sequence ATGGAAATAAGAAAAGCTACTTTACAGGATTTAAACAACCAGATGGAGGTATTGAACCATGCAAAAAACTTTATGCGAAGTGTTGGCAATAGCAGCCAATGGGTAAATGGATATCCGTCGGCAGAAGTGATTATGAACGATATAGCCAACGGTAATAGCTATGTTTGTATAGATAAAGAAAATAACATAGTGGGCACTTTCTGCTTTTTCCAAGGAGAAGAGCCCAACTATACGTTCATAGAAAAAGGGGAATGGCTCAATGAGCACCCTTATGGGGTAGTTCATCGCTTAGCGAGTAATGGTACAATAAAAGGTGTCGGTGCCTATTGCCTCGAATGGTGCTATGCTCAATGTCCCAATATCCGTGTAGATACACATCAGGAAAATTCAGTTATGCAATCTTTACTGAAGAAAAACGGATTTATCCCATGTGGCATCATCTATGTATCAGACGGGACTCCCAGAATTGCCTTTCAGAAGTGCTAA
- a CDS encoding carbohydrate kinase — protein MKNMIVGLGEVLWDVLPEGKKLGGAPANFAYHVSQFGFDTCTVSAVGDDELGAEILDVFSKKKLKCLFPCVDQPTGTVQVQLDKSGVPCYEIKENVAWDNIPFSSELENLAKNTLAVSFGSLAQRSKVSRETINRFLDAMPTDKEVLKIFDINLRQNFYTKQVLENSFKKCNVLKINDEELVAISRLFGYPGVDLEDKCWILIAKYNLKMIILTCGTNGSYVFTPGLVSFQETPKVKVADTVGAGDSFSAAFCAAFLEGINVAEAHKLAVDVSAYVCTQKGAMPELPSEYKNKVKHLSK, from the coding sequence ATGAAAAATATGATTGTCGGTTTAGGAGAAGTACTTTGGGATGTACTTCCAGAAGGTAAAAAGTTGGGCGGGGCACCAGCCAATTTTGCTTATCATGTATCACAGTTTGGCTTTGATACATGTACAGTGAGCGCCGTAGGCGATGATGAGCTTGGAGCAGAGATTCTGGATGTCTTTTCCAAGAAAAAACTAAAATGTTTATTTCCCTGCGTTGATCAGCCAACCGGTACAGTACAAGTGCAACTTGATAAATCAGGAGTTCCCTGTTATGAAATAAAGGAAAATGTTGCTTGGGATAATATACCTTTTTCTTCTGAATTGGAAAACTTAGCCAAAAATACGTTAGCGGTTTCATTTGGCTCATTGGCACAACGTAGTAAGGTTAGTCGTGAAACTATTAATCGTTTTTTAGATGCTATGCCTACTGATAAGGAGGTTCTTAAAATCTTCGATATTAATTTGCGACAGAATTTTTATACGAAGCAAGTATTGGAGAATTCATTTAAGAAGTGCAATGTACTAAAAATTAATGATGAAGAATTGGTTGCTATCAGTCGTCTGTTTGGATATCCTGGTGTAGACTTGGAAGACAAGTGTTGGATTTTGATCGCAAAATATAATCTTAAAATGATCATTCTTACTTGTGGAACCAATGGAAGCTATGTTTTCACTCCAGGGTTGGTATCTTTTCAAGAAACGCCTAAAGTAAAAGTGGCTGATACCGTTGGAGCTGGAGATTCTTTTTCTGCTGCATTTTGTGCAGCATTTCTCGAAGGGATTAATGTAGCCGAAGCACACAAACTAGCGGTTGATGTATCCGCTTACGTTTGTACTCAAAAGGGAGCAATGCCGGAATTGCCATCTGAATACAAGAACAAGGTTAAACATCTCTCAAAATAG
- a CDS encoding MFS transporter — translation MNNIKSSYIKLIPVMLAFFAMGFVDLVGIATNYVKADFALDDTTANLFPSMVFFWFLICSVPTGMLMNKIGRRKTVLLSLVVTVFALLLPVLDYNFYIMLVSFSLLGIGNALMQVSLNPLLSNIVSGDKLASSLTFGQFVKAIASFSAPIIAAWAALQFNNWKILFPIFMIMAIIAVVSLGFTQIREDDEKGETSTFAQCFALLGDKLIFFSFIGIICHVGIDVGINVTAPKILIERLGMTLADAGYATSIYFLFRTIGCFSGTFILAKLSSRIFFGISTLMMFVAMGGFFFVESKTAIYVCVALMGFGNSNVFPIIFSQALLHLPEKKNEVSGLMIMGLFGGTIFPLVMGIASDTMKSQAGAVAVMLVGIIYLITFTTRIKKPLIR, via the coding sequence ATGAATAATATTAAGAGCTCTTACATTAAACTGATCCCTGTAATGCTAGCTTTCTTTGCTATGGGATTTGTTGATCTCGTGGGCATTGCAACAAATTATGTGAAAGCTGATTTTGCACTGGATGATACCACGGCTAATCTTTTTCCTTCCATGGTTTTCTTTTGGTTCCTTATCTGTTCGGTACCAACGGGTATGTTGATGAATAAAATAGGACGGAGGAAAACGGTGTTATTAAGTTTGGTAGTGACGGTGTTTGCACTGTTGCTTCCTGTGCTAGATTATAATTTTTACATTATGCTTGTTTCTTTCTCTTTGCTTGGAATAGGTAATGCGTTGATGCAAGTTTCACTGAACCCGCTACTCTCGAATATTGTAAGTGGTGATAAATTAGCCAGTTCGTTAACTTTTGGGCAATTTGTTAAAGCGATAGCTTCCTTTTCTGCCCCTATTATAGCAGCTTGGGCTGCGTTGCAGTTCAATAATTGGAAAATACTATTTCCTATTTTTATGATTATGGCTATAATAGCAGTTGTGTCTTTAGGGTTCACTCAGATTCGTGAAGATGATGAAAAAGGAGAAACCTCGACTTTTGCGCAATGTTTTGCTTTGCTAGGCGATAAGCTGATCTTTTTCTCCTTTATTGGCATTATCTGTCATGTGGGGATTGATGTCGGTATCAATGTAACTGCTCCTAAAATATTGATTGAGCGCTTAGGAATGACACTGGCGGATGCCGGATATGCTACTAGTATTTACTTTTTATTCCGTACGATTGGTTGTTTTTCAGGTACTTTTATTTTAGCGAAATTGTCTTCTCGTATCTTTTTTGGTATTAGTACACTAATGATGTTTGTTGCTATGGGGGGATTCTTCTTTGTGGAGAGTAAAACGGCTATTTATGTATGCGTAGCATTAATGGGATTTGGTAATTCTAACGTTTTCCCGATTATTTTCTCACAGGCCTTGCTTCATTTACCTGAAAAGAAGAATGAAGTTTCCGGACTTATGATAATGGGATTGTTTGGCGGTACAATCTTTCCTCTTGTTATGGGAATTGCCTCGGATACGATGAAATCTCAGGCAGGTGCAGTGGCTGTTATGCTAGTAGGTATTATTTACCTCATTACCTTTACAACAAGAATAAAAAAACCATTAATTAGATAG